The Sebastes umbrosus isolate fSebUmb1 chromosome 4, fSebUmb1.pri, whole genome shotgun sequence genomic sequence TACATAACTTGTTCTTAGAGAATACATATAAaggtgaaaaataaacaaaaacgtAACCACAGGTAGATATGAAGTGGGGGGTTGGAATGGTAACAAAACAGCAAACATGAAATCATCAACCAGCCAGTTTGCTGGCTACGATTGAAGTCTTTCTTTGAGGCAGGTCCTGAGGTGTTGGGATGTGCCCCCCTGTGATCTCCGTCTTCTCCGTCGGGGCTGATGGCAACTGCTTGTTCTTCATTTTTGCCTTGGCCATGTTGTAGTCACCAGAGTCAAAATACTTTGGCTGGACAAACAAGAAAGATATAAAGTGAGAATATTGAAAGACTGGATTTTATTAAATAAGATAAgctgaacctttattaatccccggggggaaattcaggtgtcaaagcagcaaagcgcaGATACAGaggtgtacaaaaagattataaaacaataaatagaaatacagaatatacatagtgaatgaacatagtgaatggacatagcaTGTACCGtccgtcaaaaaaaaaatctagtgtacaataaatagatgtaatatgtgcagtctataaaatggtatatggAATGAGAAGCAAGCCAAGTTTAAGGTATGAAACGCACCCCCTTCTGGAGTCTTTTCCTGAGAAAGTCTGAGCCTCCAGGCTTGGCTCCTAGGTTAGGAAACCTGGCCTTCAGTTTGGCCTCCTCTGCTTTCTCTGGACTGATTACTTTATCCTCCatttcctgcaaaaaaaaaaagagcacagaGTGTATGGATGGCAAATGCTCCACTCAGTGGACTTAAATGGGAGAAAAACGTCATTAAAAGTACATCAAGTGATTAATGAaactgcaatatatatatatgctgacATCAGCAGCTGGTACAGCTAGTATGGCTACAATATGTCAAGtcaatttatttctatagcacatttaaaacaacatgagctgaccaaagtgctttacagacatagtgcagaataaaaacaggtcaacagagcagacaacaaaatctcacacatccacagacagagaccaagatgAAATCCATGAGCAATATGTCACAATAATGCAGGCGCCATGAGGGACAACTGGTGTTTGCATTAGCATTTATCCTGCCAATTAACTTAGCATGTTTAGCTATAGCATTAATCCAATTTATCAATCAATTTACAAGAGATTGTGGCAAACTAAGCTACACATCGGCCCCTTAAAGCAGCAGgggttttgttttgctttgtcaTAAAAGCTAGGAGCTAATTAGCTGATCACTTGTCGGTAGCATCGTTGATGACATTAGCAAAGAGGAGCTACATGCTAACTAGCTTGCTGCTAGCCGAATGCTAATTTAGCAGCAACTGGCTGACTCGTTAAATCAGCATTTCGTCGACTAGTTATGTGTTTACCTGCTGTTCCTCTGCAGGCCTCGTCTCGTCAACCTCCTCAGACATAGCTGTATTGGATCCTGTACGGTTTTGCCGTTCAAGCAGCTCTTTTCTTCTGGAGGATAAAAGGTGCAGCTGGGAGCGACTCACTAGGCGggttgagcagcagcagcctgtcatGCAGCCTGACCAGCAACAGGCCGGGGAGTCGATGCCAGATAGGGATGTGCcggtcacgaacgagccggttcaaagagccggctcttgtaagtgaacgataagtccgagagccgtttaaaaaaaaaaaattaattcaaggcagaatgatacgATGATCTTCTCCGCAACACGGCGGGCACtccaacagcctgttctcctcctgccctctggtagaagatacaggaccccccggactctcaccagcagactgaggaacagtttttcccccaggccatcagacttttaaatagataattcgacacgacaccttctcacacaaaaatatatcttatactgtatatactgtatatgttcttaatatatatgttcttaatatgcctgtatttattcttaatatgcccttgtacaaagtatttcttctttataattgtaatgtaaatgtaaatgtaaatgtaatgtcaatgtaatataacttattattttaatggagcttcccagcaaaaagtatttcacacgtttgtacctgtacaaccggcgtgacaataaacatcttgaatcttgaatcttgaatccatgcactgactgtgactgaatgttgtgttaatgatgtcCGTGCGACCATCAGATGATTaaagacaaggatcataccatcaagcagggaggggcggaggTGCGCGGCGTAGagcaggtacagagcaggaggaagaggaggagagaaagagagaggagtgcggtgcgtgAATAACAGACAAGATGATTGACAGtcggaaacaaagcagcatgtaaaattatgatattctggaaattataaggtttagtataattaaattgaataatttaagtgatatatgtgcacacatactaatcatatgtcaaaacagcgctaaatggctgaattataaaaggcagaagtggtaaaacgaagagctgtttgggagccgaaagagtcgactcttcttggtgagctgagccaaatgatctggctcactaaaaagagccgtaattcccatcactaatgCCAGAGATGCAGGATgggagacagagcaacatttccTGCTATAATGTATagcacatatgaagaaattaggaaaaaaatctttacaaaaattaaatgtaaactccCAAGAATTtgattccctctctgaccaaaataaaatacaacatctagAAAATAGTATCATCAGCATAaaagctgcaggatatgtcagtgcatgtcacagcctgagagacaaccacaataacaacagATAATAGATGTATTTGGTAGGCATACTTACATAAATTAGTAAAGAGTGGTGGTTTATAGTGCCAGTCACTTATAGGTGTTTAGAGAACAGCTTTTGGGTTTTTAAAATCTTAATGTATTGCCTTTTTATGTCTGTCACTTAAAATAATACCCCATATCCATCCACATTATACGCATGACTGCTGTCTGCTGACTTCAAGTTAGCTATCCTGCCATTTCCCTACATGAGGTACATGTCACTATACTGTGGTTTTGTAAAAGACTGTGTTACTGTAAGTgcatagaagctgcaggatatgtcagtgcatgtcacagtctagagacaaccacaacaacaaataatagatgtaactcacactctgccttttatttactttttgtttttttacatttatcctttgatattgcaatatattgtaattaattgttttttatttgtttgtttgttttattgacacaacaaacattaattacttctttattgttttcttccatttacatgcatgttctttttaaatatctacatattgtaatttgcttaatgaattgtatatatgtatatatatgtttttgtttttatttttattcaattttgttttataaatgttACCTTATCAAGTGATGTACTGTACAAACATTTTACAATTTTGTGTAAAAATTGCCTCGGGGCACAAGTGATGCCATTACATGTTCTTTtataacatatttgcataatataTGGAGATTATTTCGTTATTAATTCATGTCATTGTGCAGCATGGACACcaaatcttaatctgtaaaaCATCTTTGATaagtaaactgctcagaattccaatgtacttaggtgcaaatggcaaataatagtcttgaatcttgaaaaacacaatataatcTGAGTTATTTGCAGATTTATTCGTAggaatcttaaaaaaataaaaatgtatttgggcCTGAATgataagattattttttgttatttttcatagTATTTCTTGTCAATAGTGAGTTTTATTGCAGCCCTCATCTATCAATTGTAAGTTAGTTCACCTGCTGTCATAAGTGGAAAAGGCCAATCAGACCACGATCATAATATTAGTCAAAGCTTCTTAATCCATATTTCTGGATGAAAACAATTgcattgggggaaaaaaagacctCTACTTTCAAATATATCATTTGTAAACCGTTACACCACACTGGTATAGAATGGGAggtaaaatgtaataaattagcTTTTAAATGCATCTTTAATTTTGTCTGTTATTGATAATTTGTGGTTGAATGAGTGACAGATATGCAAATGATGAATATaggtccatttttttttttgctgttaccATACATTAAACTTACACTATATGTTAGATAGGTGAGTCCAATTCAATGAAGTGCTTATATTATACAAATAATTTGTGTGCAGCCAGACTTCTCTTCCTCCATAATGGTCTTCAAACTAACACAATGTCCATCAGCAAAAATCCACATGTAACACAAAAGTAAAATGTCTTATGGTTTCTCATACTACTGACAAagatattttatatattcatttgGCACCAACTTAGGTTTTAATTTAACTCTGGTTATAGTTGGGTCAATGTCACAgaaaataagaaacaaaacaagtacattacccaaaaaaacatgtttattaaattttttgttgtttaccttttaatattttctgcattactgaaatacattttactatGCAACAGGATAGAGTAAATTCTTTACAGCTCCAACTACCACACAGGAAAAGAAATAACTGGGAGGTGTGTGGTTAATCGCTGCTGCTCTGGATGCAAATCTTTGTTGGATCAATCCTTTCAGTCCTCGTACAGCTATTTAAAACTGAACGCATTATTGTGTCCACCATCAACCATTTGGAAATTTTAATTCCAAACCAGAAGTTTAATATAATACAAGATCAACTTGCTCGCGAGAGTCATCACACAAGCAAAACCCCTTGGGTATAAGATTAGAGATCTTCATCCCCCATGTCCACGTCTTCTTGTAACTTCTGCACCATTTTGGCTTCCATCTGTTTGGCCTTTCCTGTAAAAACCAAACaagcaaacagagacacaattttaagtaagggataatgtacagcgagctggtcattgttgtgaaagaatcccagacggggcgatgctgcaccctgaTGCGGAGCCTTCATGATGGAATGATAACAAATACACCTTTAAAATGGTAagatcttcagctttccatTGGTGTATTCATCTTTTCATTAGCGGTAAAATTGACAGAGATAATGCTGGATACATTTGTGGGTCACCAGTAacctctaatcacagttaaagtgatacTGAACTTTTGGTTGTGTTCCTAACTGGCCATGATATATGCCTAACTAGAACAAGCACAatcttcagctttccatcggtgcatttatctattcattagcagtaaaattGACAGATATTGCTGGAGAAAGTTCAGGAATGCTGGTAACCTCTAGTCACAGGTCACATGAGAACTGTTGTTTGGGTAGGCAATTCAGGTTTATAcgactgttttatttttgcaatggcATTCAAATCTGAGCAAGGGAGCTGATATTTGTCTGGTATCTAACCTGTGACCAAGCCGACTCAGTTGAACCTATAAGGAAACTAAGATCAGTCTCCTGTCGGAATAGCTcacagagtgaaagagacacacaagctAATCTACCACAGCAAGCTGCTCCAAAAGGATTCAAtcttttgttttatctttttgatatgcaatagcacatttttttatttattaatttttttttttttttaaaccatgtatatactgtagttgtaTAATGTATAACacataatacattttcattaatATGTATGGATTGTCTGTTCAGTGTATTAAGCTGCATTGTCTTCTTTGTACGAAAAAGGTGATGTGCTGTGCAGTGTGCAAAATCAATGGCACCAATTCAAATTCCCTGTACATGATTACAAGATTCCTGTGTATAACGTGGTATAATTTGGTGAAACATTTTACCTGCATGTGGTGCTTTGATAAGGTGAATATTCTTCTTCACTTCGGTGATGGCCTCTTCCTTCTCCAATTGTTTGCCCTTCTTTAGTCTATAaagtggagagaaaaacaataaagttgAGGCAAACATTGTTTTCCAAATCCTGTCATGCTGTATTTGTTATATAAAAACTGTTTAACATAAGATTGAAAAAGATAAACTCAAGAGATGTGCTCAAAAATGAAGGACTTGCTCACCTGTTCATGATAAATCTCGCCTGTCGTTTCGTTTTTATTTCTTCCACCCTCTTCATTGCTTCCACTGTAGAAATTAAAAGTGACACATGATTCATCATTTCAACAatcaaatgacaaaatattttcaCCAAGTACATGTGAGAAATACATTTCTACATTACCTGTCTTGTCCCACAGACCCCTGTTATATTTAACAGGGAGATTTCTCCTCTTCTCAAACTCCAGGGCGTTATCCTGAAAGAGAGGATGTTTGTTAGATAAGACacagtaaaacacatttatgacaGAGTTAGTGCTCTATAGATAACCTAACTCACCACTGTCAATTCCTTTCCTGTTGCCTTTCTGAATGCTTTGGTCCATCTGGTTTTTCTTGGGTTACGCTTCTTCTTGAAGTTCTTGTGGCATTTTGACTTGCAGAATCTGAATGactacatatatttaaaaagagggacagaaaaacaaataattagaGGTTCAAGAAGAAACCACAGGACTTTGAATGGATATGGTTAGGTAGACCTGGAAGAAAGGCTcaaactaacgattattttcataaagtcgattaatctgtcgattattttctcaattaatcaattagttgttttggtctataAACTGTCAGGAAATGGtgtaaaatgtcgatcagtgtttcccgaagcccaagatgacgtcctaaaatgtcttgttttgtccataactcaaagatagtcatagaggagtaaagaaaccagaaaatattcacatttaagaagatggaatcagagaatttttactttttcttaaaaattactcaaaccgattaatcgattatcaaataGTTGGctattaattaaatacttgacaaataataaattcatagttgcagctctaccaGGAGGATAACAGGAGTTTGGTATTGTTGAATTACAAAGTTGTATAGACTTGAAATTCAGCATTAAAGATTTGACACTAGATTTGTAACAGTTCACATGCGCTCTGTCTTTATTGgttacatatttattaatatatcataCGATATTAGCTTATTACAGATACACCAGTGTTGCCATTCATGTTGTCTGGTAAGTAACaggaaacaaaaatgtttaCATTATGAGCTTATGtttaagatgatttttttttgtgtaaaaggGATTATAAAAAGCTATAATGTTTGTCCTACAGCTCAGTTTTCAGTAACATCATACACATTTCAGATCTATGACTGTGGGGTGTTTATGATTTGAGTAACCATCAGAGGGCGACACTACTCCACCAGCCAACCAGAGGAGGCCCTGCTGCTAGTTAAATGTCCTCTTCTCTTCATCAACTTCATTTATATCAACACAATGAATCTAACATTTCAGGAGGTATAGTGTTAACGTTATGTGCCTCGACTCCCACGTTGTAATATAGCTGAACACGGAGGTAAACCATCATTAAGTTATTCACTGTTAGAAACAGCGTGTCTTGATCCCACGTGAGTGAGGACAGCACGTTCTGTtagcagctaatgttagccagaCAGTCTGGCAGTGAAACCAGAGCTCGTGTTAGAGTTAAAGGTAAATAGATAGTACTCTACCTTGCAGTCGTTCCTTACAAACATCACCCCATGCCCGGGGTACACTGGCCCCGAGCAGAAATAACACTTTTCGATGCGCATTTTCGCAGCAGAGACGCTGCGTGCGACAACGATAAAAACAAGACCGACCcgactcctcctcttcctcctcttcctcttcttgctcctcttcttcctctttggtgtttattggtgtttggcaaaccagcttagaggtgcattaccaCCACTTACTGGAgcagattggcaggaaaaaaataataataataaaataaataaataaaaattaataattattaataataataacaataataacaatataaataataattaaattctctccattattcctgttgcccttaagtaattaattagaagactgtgtactttcttagatgtctttcctagcagattgtaATAtctccatcatctactcctgatagcaattcccttctttctttgtcatatttgttgcactctataagaacatcttcctcttcctcttcttcttcttcctcttcctctcagagCCTGGCAGCCGAAGAGCCTGATGGGAGTTTTGTGCCATCTGCTGGaccttttattttatctttatttttttattttattttttattttattgaaaaaaattcatttacaaacattaaggcattgtaatcaaaactcaatacttctaaaaCACAATtagataggaaagataacttaaattataaaaaaaaaaaataataataataacacaaaataaaagagggtagaaaataattaaaggaaaaaaaaaagaaatgcataaataaataaataaataataataagactgcactcttccatagtggctctaggggtcatcatcatgCAAAGTGTGTGTCAGAATAAAGTGAGGTCTGGGGACCCCAGTGGCCTCCAGGAGGAACTGACACAACACAGGAACTGGACAGGAaagataggaaagataacttaaattataaaaaataatataataacaaaaataaaagagggtagaaaaaagcataaataaataaataaataataagactgcactcatCCATAGTAGCTCcaggggtcatcatcatatatgttcatatcagttcttcataagctctgaggagagactttgcgtgttgtcctttcattagtcttaaagcactgagatgattgtccacaaggtcccttttgaaaaaggaaaataggGGGTCCCCTGCTGTACCTTGTGTCACACTTCACATAGTAGGATTCAGCTTTTGTAAACATGTCATGGCCATGCTGAAAAAGTTGTTGCACTTTGGATTGATGAGTATGTTGGAAGAAAATTTGTATTCTTGAATGAGCTTGaactctctcctctcattttgaaatatgtgtaaaaacaagggtctttaaagaaaatgtcaatcaatcaaGTGGGTAAAAAAGAGTTATACAAACACAGAACAGAAACTGAACATATGCCACAACCaaaaaaatgcagttttaaCTCAaagattttgcattttatttcgGTAAGGCTGCAGTGTATTGAAGAGTTTCTGATAAGAGATGGACGTGACTTTCTCAATTATCCTACACCAGCACTTTTTAATCTGAGAGGTTTTGATGAATGAAGTGTGGCCCATGGGTGATTACTACTGTTTCTTCAGAGGAAGACTTGACTCAGAGCATTAcagcaacaatgacaaatacacATTGAGTCAGTTTGGAGCCCCTCGCCAGCTCTGCTTATACTGATATAGaaataaatgtttgaaatattttGGCACTTCTGTTAATAGCAGAATAAATGTTCTGGCTGTGGAAACAAATATCCCTCTGGgacaaataaatctaaatctaaatcatAAATATGcaccttttacattttttttatttcacgaTAGTATTTTTCACAAATCCCTGTCACTTCTCCTCAATCATACGGAGATGGATAGTGGAAAATATATTAaacaaataattattaaattaataatttatgtaATTTGTAGAATTTTTTTGagttcttttatatattttacttatattttattcatataattatttatataataatgtcttatttatagatttaatatttattatttctataaCACTTAACGGCATCCTATTTTCCCACCTGATATTCACAAACCCTTAAAGTGTGTCTTACAGCTGTATTTCTTTCTCACCCTGCATACAGCTGGTGACCATGGTGTTCACACTTCATGACTTTATACTGATTATGGAGTCAAACATAGCTCTACATATTTACACACAGTGAATGAGCCGACACAGCAGAAATACTGTAGATTTCTCTTCAGTGTGAAAAGGCTTAAAAAGTGTGAGAATACTATATGTTTCTAAAAAGCTGTACATGTAATATGTaactgtatatagtatacactgttattaaaaatattcctTATTATCTTAACTTTTCAATAAATATTTCAGTCTCAAACATAATCCCAAGGAGACAAAGTGCAacacaaaatgcatttttccAAGAACAATTTTATTATCTAGTATTTGCGATCATCTTGAGTATCAAAAAAGTCTGTTGCAACAATTCAACACTTAAAACAATTCGTTCTGTTGCTCACTTTGgattaaaagatgttttttggTATTCAAaagcagaaatataaaaaaaaaaacataacttaaatataaacatttaagtCTACACTCTAAATCTACATTTGGCACCTGAGTTAAGTCAGCAAAAATAATCTGCGGCTTTCAAATGAACCTTTTATATCAACGCATTACACAGACAAACTATGAACTTAGAACCAGTCTTATTAATTTagtaaaatgtcacatttaaattgggaaatgtttttgtttacgACATCATGCTAGAAAGACAATCTAAATTCAAATTTCCAATGTAACCTACGTAGGTATCATTCAGGTGACATCTCATGGTGATAAAAAGACAGCAGAACAATTTGACA encodes the following:
- the LOC119487383 gene encoding cAMP-regulated phosphoprotein 19-like; this translates as MTGCCCSTRLVSRSQLHLLSSRRKELLERQNRTGSNTAMSEEVDETRPAEEQQEMEDKVISPEKAEEAKLKARFPNLGAKPGGSDFLRKRLQKGPKYFDSGDYNMAKAKMKNKQLPSAPTEKTEITGGHIPTPQDLPQRKTSIVASKLAG
- the rsl24d1 gene encoding probable ribosome biogenesis protein RLP24 — encoded protein: MRIEKCYFCSGPVYPGHGVMFVRNDCKSFRFCKSKCHKNFKKKRNPRKTRWTKAFRKATGKELTVDNALEFEKRRNLPVKYNRGLWDKTVEAMKRVEEIKTKRQARFIMNRLKKGKQLEKEEAITEVKKNIHLIKAPHAGKAKQMEAKMVQKLQEDVDMGDEDL